DNA from Rosa rugosa chromosome 6, drRosRugo1.1, whole genome shotgun sequence:
TAACACCCAACCTACAGAGGTCCATAGACCTAAGTGAGCCATTCCAAACAATAACCTGAACAATGTGGCTAAACGCCTAAACTGAAAATCGGtgctttctatatatatagcacGACAAATTAGTTAGCTTGAAGAGTGATCCATACTGATTACTGCAGAACAAATTACGTACGACTAATAGTACCAAAGCCTAACTGCATAGAAAAAATCGGACCTTAATAGATAACAACTGTTGAGTAGTCAAGGTGAAGGCAACATAGGTGCAATTAATGATACGAGTAGTACTAGTGCCCCTACTGCTATTCCATTATGCAATAGAGTTAACTTACCATAAAAGTATCACCAATGTTGACAACGAAAGAACCAAGAACAGGAGTAACGATGTGCCACTTCTCATCGAAAAACACTTCAAGGCCCCCTACTTGATCCTGATGAAGGATTGTCAAGGAAGTTGGATCACAGTGAGGCCCAGTTCCCAGTGTTAAATCTGGTTTTTGGCACATTGGATAGTAGTTCAACCTCATGATCGAATCGTTTCCTTCGTAGAACTCTTTCAAGTACTCCCGCCCAACTGCCAGGCTCAGTCCCAATAGCTCCAGTATCCCCTTGGATAGTTCGTTCATCACTTCACAGTATTCTTGGTAAAACttcctagaaaaaaaaaaaaaattggatttcGCGGATAATTAAGGTGTAAAAGTAAAGGATATCAAAGGTTAAAAATCACAGTAACATTGAGAAAGTAGTAGGAGGTGGGATCACAATGTACTATTACCCCATTTCTCTGAAATCTTCACCCAACATATTCACAAAGTAGTCCTTGACGACTGTTGAGCTCTGGCTCTCAGCAGAGTACCTGAAAGAAAGTGTTTCTTTCCATGGAAGCTTGGAGTTAAACCTGCCGGTGAAGCTACTAGCATAACCGTAGCTCTCACCAACCTTCCTCTGAGCCCTTTGCTTCTCCGAGAGCTTCATCTCAAAGAACACGTCCATGTACTCGTGAGCTTTCGCAATGAGCTCCGGATCAACTCCGTGGTTCACAATGAGGAAGAATCCATGCTTCTTGCAGGCCTGGTCGACTATATGAATCGAGTTCGCGACAATGGCAGGGTCACCGCTGATGAAGCCGTTGAGGTCGATGGCCGGAGCGAGAAGGTCGGGCCGGTTGGGGCTCGGCTTCTCGTGGTCTGGCCATATGAACTGGGAAGGGATGTTAGATTGGTATTGAATGACTTGGGAGTCGAAAATCACAGGGGTTCGCTCAGGAGGATCAGGCACTGGCATGGCTAAAATGGTTTAGGGTTCTGAGTTTTGCAAACAGGAGAGACTCAGAGGCAGAGCGAGAGATGGTTTGTTTCTGAAAAGGAGCCGGACTGCAAAGCTTATAAAGAAGACGAGGGGGAAAGAAGGAAGCAGAGACCGACTACGTTACAATTGTAGAACATGCATGAGGGTATTTTACTCTTTCATGTGTAGCCGTGTAGCATTTATGACATTTAATTGCAGTTTACATGCATTAATCACACATATACATGACAGGTTATGTAGGACATGTGACATTTGTTGTGAGTACTCAAATCATGTTTAACGCATACATAATTTCCAGGAACCCTGCCCGGAAAAGGAAGGACAGGAACGAGGAGAATAGTCCATAACTTCAAATTAATTCACAGGAGGTTGATTCGATGGAAATTGTTTTTTTTGGGCGAAGATTCCATGGAAATTGTGGTGGTTCGGAATGGGGGCTGAAATGTACGGATTTGTTGGAAAGTGCTGAACAATCTTGAATCTTTCATTCTTTAAAATTTACACTACATTTTTTTAGTAAAtcatcacatatatatatcattGATACTCAAGTCAGAATAAGTATATCATTGATACTCAAGTCAGAATAAGTATTATATACTCTTCCACAACTATCTATAGATAGAACAAGAAGTTGTGGTGGTACTTCGGTGATACATAGGGATATGTCCACTTATTAGACATCTAATACTCATTTATTTCTAGCAAACCTATTATACTATGATTAAGCATGTGCATAGACGTTAGAGTTTAAATCATCTTTTAAAATTCTTTGTCATTTATATAGCTTCTTAAaaagttttcttttttggtttgcGCTTAATAAGGGCTGAAGTCGGGGCTAAATGTAGCCTTTGAGTggcacatgaccaaagatgtGTGAATCGCTACATGAGACCTATGTTAATCTTTATCTCCATGATGTGCAAGCGATCACTAGATCAATGAATGATTGTTACATGAAAATCAAATGAATCGTCCATGACTTGAAAATTTGTGACAGATTTTTACCagcaaattgtttttttttttttagagaaggaGAGCTAACAAACAAATGATTTTACACCAAGAGAATATAGGAAAATCTGTAGTTTATGGTGTCACAAGATGCTGATCAGGGAGGGTATAGGATTAATGAAACCTGGTAGCACAAAGGTACACCTCGACTCTCCAAAACTTCTCATTACTACATTATGGCCTAtgtgcatgtgtgtgtgtgtgtgtttagcCGGCTCTGAGAGCTGCCAATTGAGGCTGCCGCCTCAGGCTACCAGAGGGCCTCGAGAAATCTGAGTTTTAATATAGTTCATATATATCTATAAACTTTGCACACAAATCGTGTGTAGTGGTAGGCCAATTATTATTGAACCACGACAAATGCGATTAGAATCCCGATGAGACCTttcttagattttttttttcttcttttttgtatgCTTTTAAGGCTCTTTTTAAATCTGTGTATCATATTTTTTCATCTATTTGTATGTTTTTACTCTTTAGgtctagaattttttttctgttataaATCTACAATTAGTAACATACTAACATGAACTatagataataataataataataacagcaaaaaaaaattatacatatatatctatagttcatgttattatttttattctaATTAAGTTTgccattttttttatatttttattgttCACCTTAGATCTTTTGAATCGTAGGAccggctatatatatatatgtacgaaAACTTTTTATATGTCGATCGAATCACCTTTCTATATGTCCAATCATCAATTTGACCCCTGAACTTCTGTGGCTGCCATTTGAACTCTATTGATACTATCGATAGTAACTCCTAGATTTTGtcggaaaaaaagaaaaaaaaaactgctagATGCCATATAAGGATAATAATTATTTTAGATGCCATATAAGGATAATAATTATTTTAGATGCCATATAAGGATAATAATTATTGTAGATGCCATATATATAAGGCTGGGAATGGGGCACAATGTAAGGGTGTAGGTTGGAAAGTGTTttacaatattttctttttaacaaTTCACACTACAGTCTACAGACACGAAGACATTTGAAATACTTAGCATGTATATAGCCTCTTAAGTTTTATCTTTGGTTTTGTAGCCTCTTAAATTTTAGGGGTATTTAGAGAAATTATTTATAAAATTTTGCTAGTActgttcttatttttttcttttttataaggATAATAGCGATTTTCATTAATATAGATGTAAAACTAGAATGAACATTACACATCTTTCCGCTATTATGTACAGATAGACAAAAAGTTGTGGTGAAGAATTACCATGTGATATATAGCCATATAGGATAAGACCATTCATTTGACGTGTCATACTCACTTATTCAAATTAAACATATTCAACTATAAACTAGCAACACAGTAATAGGCTAATTAGTCTACATAGAAAACTATAGTAAaaaaaggggagtgaaatttgcactccccaaattgaaaaccACACTCCCTTTGATTTTTATAATATATTTGTAATCAATGAAATTCTTATATTCCAGAAATACCCtcgctgctctctctctctagtttttcCGTCTCTCTTATGGTTTGAGTTTCTCCACTGCCAATCAATAAGAAAGCTAATTTCTTCTCTCCCAAAGAAAGCTAATTTCTTCTTTCGATTAGAAGTGAAATTTTTCTCAACCCAACATACCTAGGATGCTGATCAGACCAACTAAATCAATCATCTACAACAGAGTCTCATGGGCACCTCTGAGATGGATATGAGAATCGAAATTCATAATGAAAGTGGAGATTGAATTAGAAAAAAAGAACggattctttttttctttttcttttgttgagtaAAGGTTTCTTTGAAGAAAGAACATACAAATTAATCTTTAAGGCTCTCAAGTTTGTTGGTGGTGTTCGTCAATTTGGTAGTGGTGGATTTGGGTTCGAATCGGGTGCATTGTTGGAGCTAGTGAATAAACTGGTGGCTTGAACAATCAAATACCAGATTTAAAAAAACctattctcaatttttttttggggggggggggggggggggggggactgcATCTGCAATCTGCATAATGGACAGAATAACACCATACTCCTCCAAGACTCCAAACAGAAAGTTCATCATTGCCAACTGGGTTTGATGGAATTAAAGGAATGAAGATGGAATCAAGAGCAATGAGACAATCATATGTGTGTCTGTGTGGTGCATACTCATCCATGGCACCACACCAACAGCCAGACCAAGATCTCCGTCATCAGCGCCGGTAACGTCGGCATGGCCATCGCCCAGACCATCCTCAAGACCTCGTCAAAGAGCTCGTCCTTGTCGACACCGTCCCCGACAAGCTTCGCCACACTCacatatagagagagagagagagagagagagagagagagagagagagagagagagagagagagagagagagagagagagagagagagagagagagagagagagagacgaggaCAATTTTGAGAACAGAAAACAcataattaattaaaattattatAAAAATCAAAAGGAGTGTggttttcaatttggggagtgcaaatttcactccatTAAAAAAAATGGGTATAAACACCCAATAGCCCTTTTGAACCCATGAAAGACTAGGCCCAAAAGCTAATTTCAAGGCTAACAACCCCAGAAGCCCATCAAGGACCCATGCTGACCCATCTGCAGGCAGCTTCACTACCCCCTTCTCAATCGAGAACTGGGCTCAAACCCCCTAATATGGACACTCCCAACCCCCTGATTAGAACATCCAAGACGAGGGCACCCGGAGACAATTATGGACCACCATCAGCTTTGGCATTTGCTGCAATTCCGGCAACGTTGCTGACACCACCATAAGCCTTGACGAACTAACACTCAGCCAAGCCCCCTTCAACTCTCTCGTAGTTTGAATCAAGCTCGAGGCCCTTCCTGTAAGGCAAAGCGGCGTCTTCGAAGTCTGCCCAACCGTGTTACGTGGCTCCCAGGCAATTGTAGTGTCGACCCAATTGGGTCTCAGTTGAAGGCGACAAAGCATTAGTGAATAGGAGGCATGCCCCGTAGATGGTCGGTGTGAGATTGATGACCTCGCTGACGAGGACACTAGCAATGTCCTTTTTCTTGGTTGTGGCTTCGTCAGCCATAACTGACTGTCCAGACCACCACCAAAACTGAGAGCTGTAATGTCCTTTTTCTTGGAAGTTAGAGAGCTGTAATTGTAGATGAGTTAGATTGATTGATGGATCAGATTGCCGAAGAGATCCAGGCTGATCGAAATGAGATTGCATTGAGCTGTCCAGACCACCACCAAAAACTGATCCGGATCAAATTGACCAAGTGATTTAGGCTACCAACATCCACCGTAGAACAATGATAGGACCCATCCTAGATTTTATCCTGAAATTCAAACTGCGGGGCTCATCTTAAAAAGATATTTTActgaaaatttggcagaacttcattaaaaaaatagaatacCCAAACTTGTAAAACAAACTCAACACTGCTATTaccctataattttttttgttcaccctacattttaatttcaatattaGATTTACTTATcgaacccatttctctttccaggaatatcctccatcatatgacatatcaaattaaaaaaggaattttgtttaacgaaaatttctcatttaatttatatcaattaaaaagacgtcctaaaatatattaaagtttcctaataaaatcataatttgatttacttccatttttttattttttccattcAATTTCAGTGTTCATTTATTTCAATCCATATTAAAAAATTAGTAAGTGCTACTATGAGCAGtaaaaaaaagattgatttttttttttcgtgttttaaattttttactttcggtgtttaTAAAGGTATtataaagattttgatgaagttaacactaatggttttgtaaattgaataacgaattaacgatgaggacgcaacaaaaagaaaaaaaagaaaattgtaataaattgaaatttggatGGAGAAGATGAATATTAATGTTATCagaagagaaattaagtagttttgtatttaattagttatgcatttagttttccttaaagatttaaattttagaaaattactgtacttattagtcattttgcatttgggtaatatagtctttcaataatttaaatatttgtagggtgaacaaagaaaatggtagggtggcaatagccgcaccctaatCCAACCTCTAACTCTTAAAGCCTACATGCTCCCATAATTAATAACAACCAACTCCAACCAAAATACATATGGTTTGTAGcgttgattatatatatatacaggccttctccactgcggacgtccgcagtttttcATTGGTGCGGATTTctagttttgacccactttccgatcatattttcacatcttaaccgttcagtttttaggtcctaatgtatagatcacctctgcaaaatttcagccaaattggtgatcgttaaggcatccaaaactgcaatttacaacaatgtacacgagcggttccggttcggcagattcggtccgttcatgtaaattgcagttttggatgccttaacgatcaccaatttggctgaaattttgtagagatgatctatacattaggacctaaaaactgaacggctaagatgtgaaaatgtgatcggaaagtggggaaaaaatggaaatccgcaccttttttcttaggtgcggatatccgaaCCTGAGAatgattctatatatatatatatattgttaaaggaaaaacacattatgtgccttcgtcaaagcgattgacggagagggaatcaagtaattagcaatcaccatcaatcagcatggatcaaagaccaatcagtagttaatgtcatcattgtaattgatatttccgttgtaattctctccctatataaaggggctatgaaatgaaatgagtagatgatggaattcctgcaagtatacagggtagatgtagtatagtaatggaagagaaggggttgtcgttcccacgaggatattaagtcaattcacaatatgaaaacctaaatgaattaaaaccaaaaacacacaaaacaagaaacacaaatcgattaagacacacacaatgactcaaactaagactatgattttcacggttttgaaaagagttgtTGATAATGAGAAAATAACTTGAAAACAGAAACTTAAAAAGTGAATCTAaataaactgaaattgaaaagagtctataatgattgaaagtaaaaatatgatgatgatgagcctagggtgtcggaatcaaccacaagcaatcttatctacgttttgaaccaaccaatggattctttcgtttctccagatgataattcccgtatctaagtccttctcaggtactctagaccatagttttccttaagtgcatgattctgtccctctcgggtaaaggtcgtatatcctaactatgcagtttatccttctcaggtataaatttaacatgcaggactcattacgttttagaaaacaaggaaatcaagcaaatcattattctttctcaagtaataatgtaatttacaattcttaatcacatgaagctaatatgaattatattgcagctatgcctcaaattcatcttctgataactagatgcaaagccctaaaggtcgcgaatcaatagaactttaacataagcacaattcaagcagagattaagaattcatctaaaaagaaactaataatccatcaattgaatatcaaaaagtgtaaacaatcatgctagggcctcatcctagccctagaaaaggagtttagctactcatgttcaaagaaaacataatagaaaatcttaaaaacataaaagaacttgtTGAATGGAGATGGAAGGTGAACACGTGATGGCAGCAGCTTTCTTTGATGAAAATCTGATATTGAATGGTACCTCTCCATCTTGACACATTCTCCTTTTATAAGATGcaacttttccttcttgctttaggcctctggaactccttaataacttagcacaaaagaaaggtgatgtggcattctaaaattccaaggaaacatATGTTGGGCTCTCAGACGGTCCATAATGCTAGATCAATCTTCCCAGAATTTTGCTAAGTCATTCAGGCCTTGAAAACTCGAGCCTTTGGAAACACATCACAAATCCGCGTATCGACTGAACTGCCTGTACTTAAACTGCCATATCTCCCTCTAGGGATATCGAAATCACGAACCGTAAAATTCTCCAGAAACTAGACATTCAGGGCTTTCCGTAAATATAAGGTTCGTTTTCTGGTTGTCTCTGAATcagtacagtttaatcctcaaagttagCTGTTCTGCAGaggctgcttcagtttttaggattgcaaagcaccctcaatccttttcctcttgttttttttgcttctttttctcatccttgctcttcatacctataaacacactaaactaagtaaatgaaccataaacaaggagaactaaacataaatatcaagattaagaggcacaAAAATATTGGAAAATATAAGCACAtcagtagaccaattccaattgtcattttactgttacacgttatcagcacgcttaGAGCAAATAgccaagagaaaaaaattagtttcgaaagaaaaaacccaaaccctagaaaaaaaaaaacttttcttctgccgccaccaacaaaaaaaaaaaaaaatcttcttctcTCCCCGGCCGCGCATCAGCTCACCCTCCTCCCTGCCAACTCCGCCTGCGCAGCCTCTAGCCCAGCGCCTACAACATAGCGGCTCCTCGCACACAGCCCAGCCTCCGCGCGCGCACACCACCGCCCTCCCTTGCTAGCACAGCAGGCCACCACCCGCCTGCGCCGCCCCTCGCAGGCCCATCCTAACCCAACCCCGCGGCCACTTGATTCCAGCCCACCAGGCCGCGCACTACAGACCTGCGCTCCCGCTGCCAGCCATCTGCAAACCAGTAGCAGGCGCGAAGAAGacgagaaaaaaaagaaaaaaaagaaagaaaagaaaaagagaagggacccggcccacaaaaaaaaaaaaaaaataaataaataaaaaggccCAAAGAACAGAAGGcccagagagaaaaaaaaaacaaaaacagaaagaaaaaagaaactcgacccAAAGTAAAGGGGCCAGCCCAAAGAGCAGACCCGGCccagaccgaaaaaaaaaaacaggccttgcggcccaaaaagaaaaaaagaaaaaaaacaaggctCAAAAGAGAGGAAGCGGCCCAGTTTTTCTCAAGCttaaaaacatcgctacgcacgcctgcatcaacacgcgcgtgcgctaggattgttttattttctcgaaatcaagtatgttttctttattttattttatttttttaagcaagcatgtgaattttatttatcttttctatttttatgcATGCTTTATACTTTATTGTTTATgcttttattatattttgttattgagcatgtttaattagataattttgatcatttgaagcatgccttattatttatgttttatatgattatatttaagcatgatttataattatgtttaagcgtgctttatattttattgcttatgtttttattatgaaaatttaagcatattttgtgactttactttacgcatgatatattattgctattatttttttttgtagcatatatatattttgttgtatatttgtgaattttgagcatgcatgccatgtaatttattcttatatgctatgttttatttattattaaatgTGCTATTGTTATTTCTAGAATGCAACATATACAATCTgctttgccatgataatgaaaattcatgcgcattatacacacacacttacCGTGATAAaatattttcacatagcatcgaaaaaaaaatgtgaccattatgaatcttggtcttgaaatctaattcatatgtttggaaaataattcacgtggatgtctttatgactgcgtaatttatatcttccctcttgtttatgtagatggctgatcaaactcgacctgaatttgacatcttggacttagaaggacttgagtaccatcgttgggtttccgatgtagaaactgcctttgtggcaaaagactacactgccaccattaccgaccccaaagatgatgaactatctaataaggtgaaagcaaatgccttaatgtttctgaggcgacatattgatcctagcctacgctgggagtaccttcagttgaagacacccaaagaactgtgggatgcccttaagggacgttttgggaacattcatgacactttgctcccagaactggtcgttcagtggaatggaatccgcttgcttgactacaaaagggtcaatgacttcaacaaggacatgttgcgcttaaaggcacgtctcaatttctgtggaagggaaatcacagaagatgatatgatctacaagactcttaccacctttcctacttcagcgtttatactagcgaaccagtataagttggagtatgacaacaaaagaatcacaaccttcaataagttgataagcctactgcaagtggctgagagacataatgaggttctcttgaacaacaatgctaggcctgaggctaattatggaaaaatgaaaggtggaaagaactccaatgcaaaggggtttggacgtgctgatccctatCCACGTGgaaacaatgcaccacgtggaaagggacgTGGAGGTggtggaaacaaggtgcaaaaaggcacctaagaacccttcagtcaaataggatagagttggcaatgaaccatgctataggtgtggagtcattgggcattggtacaagaactgccaagcaagcaacatagttgcagccacttacaagagatatagggagtctaaagaacaagaaactcactatatggaagaaggaggccatgacccagatgtcaacctcacaattgcagacctcaatggcaacaaggaacttgctcagtcaatggatgcacTAGTTTTTGATTGACCTGCTTTATctattttccaaagacagttgtgaaggcataatgcctcatttttaattagactattattTGGTCTTAAAGAATGGTTTGATGAAATAAATTTTGAacaaagaccttgatttgattatcgttggcttattaataaattttgaattttattctgaagcactgaatttattcaaatttatttactacacatatttacatggttcgaaattgCACTATAAGGATGTAAAGcaatcactactagaaatctgttaatagacatcgcatgttttaaatcggtcagacttgcacacgatgtaaaaacgtaatctaacatcgttttacgaaaataccgatttaaatgtatatcattaacatcgggccttaaaatgaccggtgttaaaagttttgtttgaaaatttgcgggaacctatttttgcaaaaagcGCTAAGTGTTTTAATGAATTCAAGGACGCGGGTATTGAAACTTAAAATTTTCACACTTACACAAAAAAAGCACCCAGCCCGACCCCAAAACTAAAACACAAACCCTAAGCGGCTAAGCTCAGTCTCGACTCTGAACCTCCATTCTGAACCCATTTACTTCGGCTCCTCCCAAAACTCAACCCTAAGTTTCGTCGAACTCGCCGCCATTGTTACCCTCGTCGATCGCCTCCTTCATCCAGTCCTTCGTCTTACACGCGCCTCCCACTACGACACCTCCGACCCTATCTGTAATCCGTCTCTGCCTCCTTTGTTTGTCCTTTTTCTCTCAAGCCTTACCCTAATCTCACAGTACCCACAATCTCACATCCAACACAAAGCGCATCCTCTCATCGACTCTCTCTTTTCAATGCTGGCTACCCAACTTCTCTGTCATCCTTGGCCGTTACCCATCAGTTTGCAATTATCAAAGGTATATAATTTCATAGATCTGTTGCTTCTTTCAATAATACCTTCTGGGCTGGTAATACCTTTCAGATTTAGGGTTTTATAGCTAATATCGCAGATTTGTCTCATGGATTTTGATGTTTTCCCCTgtcatttcttttttattaaggATTTTTGGATAATCTGTGAGTTGAGCTGATTTTCATCTTCTTACTTCAAATCTTCGTGTGCGTATCCATGTGTTGTTGTATAGAGATTCATTTGCTTGTGATTTTTGCTCTTTGTTTTGTGCATGTCGAACTATCAGAACATATTCCGGATACTGGTCTTTGTGGTGTGGTGCTGCATTCTAAGGCTTTGCAATCACAAATTAAGATGCAAGTTAGATACAATATGTTTGATTGCatttgtttttggatttttgTGTATCCAATTGCTGTTTAGGTTGAGAACATGTATGGAAATGATGACGGTGAGTTTAGCAGTTTATTACTAGTTTCAAGGGGCTGTGGGTATTTGAATTTCTTACTGGTGTGATAAATTTTCAAGCTTGTATGGGGTAAAAGTTAATTGAGTTTGGTGAAAAatgaggcaaattggtataaaGATAAGATATGAGGGAGCATATGGAGCAGATCTGCAGGTTGAACATAAATTGTGGGAGTTAAGCGCAAAACGATGAGCGAAAAAACAAACAGGCTGAATCTGCCTGTTTAGTTACGCAAAACCAACATCACAAATGTAAACTCTGCATCTGCATGCTATTTCAGTATTTCTTCCTCTGGATCTTATTATTTATTTCAGGATGACCACGTGAACTCCATCTTGGAAGGTATTTCAAACCGAGCATGCAGTCAAGGGATTGCTGAAGATGAACTGGCAACCTTGTAGTCCATCTTGGTGAAGCTTCTTTCTTATGACGAGGATTTACAATACGTAATTGCTATGGTATGCTTCTCCTTGCACTTCTTGACTGTTTTTTATTCCCACTTGTACTATTTGTAGCATGAGGATGGCATGGAATCTTAAATTAATTATGGTTGTAGTCTTAAGAGCATTAGATCATAGTTAATTACCCAGGGAAATTAATTATGTTTGTCTATCTGTAGACCCCTTTTCTGAAGATCTTGGATTTAATGCATGGAAGTTCACAAAGCATCGTCAATATGCAGATCCTTGACATGGGGATAAGGTACCTGTATGGTGATTTTCATTCATTCTCTACTTTTTCTTGCTAAGGGCTCACTTTGTTGTGATCTTGCCTTTTGAAAGACATTCAGAAGTCCCAACTTGTGAACTTTCGGGAACTATTCAAATTTACCCATAGTGTGCACTTCCATGAGTTCCATCAATTTTA
Protein-coding regions in this window:
- the LOC133717145 gene encoding gibberellin 20 oxidase 1-like, producing the protein MPVPDPPERTPVIFDSQVIQYQSNIPSQFIWPDHEKPSPNRPDLLAPAIDLNGFISGDPAIVANSIHIVDQACKKHGFFLIVNHGVDPELIAKAHEYMDVFFEMKLSEKQRAQRKVGESYGYASSFTGRFNSKLPWKETLSFRYSAESQSSTVVKDYFVNMLGEDFREMGKFYQEYCEVMNELSKGILELLGLSLAVGREYLKEFYEGNDSIMRLNYYPMCQKPDLTLGTGPHCDPTSLTILHQDQVGGLEVFFDEKWHIVTPVLGSFVVNIGDTFMALSNGIYKSCLHRAVVNNKDVRKSLTFFLNSNKDRVVTPLASLISADNPRLYPDFTWPTLLEFTQKQYRADRSTIDAFSDWINKQKGGEEKKDQGN